In Carya illinoinensis cultivar Pawnee chromosome 16, C.illinoinensisPawnee_v1, whole genome shotgun sequence, a single window of DNA contains:
- the LOC122299124 gene encoding ABC transporter D family member 2, chloroplastic has product MEVVRTHVHSISICNTYKYHYKLSCPVKSHVCFLSKHSSIMPTLVATYVRPLRKRRRMTRIVASTKSSPPDSPSTSTSATNPDEKDVKRDGPDGQTTLLRRLWKVAAPYWYSDDKVPARWQLAAVFALTLGTTGISVGFNFLGRDFYNALANKDQQQFTKQLLYYLGAFAGGIPFFVLRDYARDTLALRWRSWMTRYYMERYLKNQTFYKIQSQSIIDNPDQRIVDDLSSFTGTALSFSLILFNAAVDLISFSNILYGIYPPLFVILLVYSIGGTAISVFLGKGLVTLNFLQEKKEADFRYGLVRVRENAESIAFYGGEENEIQLLLQYFRSAFENFTQLLISSRNLDFFTSGYRYLIQILPAAVVAPMYFSGKIEFGVINQSVSAFNHILGDFSLIVYQFQAISAFSAVIDRLGEFDDILDRSSKLVSEPSEKIQLVYHSVSSHVLESNGSMPKDKHKRLLDIENLTVQTPSKATLVRDLKLVVNEMDHLLVTGPSGSGKTSLVRAMAGLWSTGRGKITFYVKDGENPPEVRTTSDVKGEHERAVNRNARGIFFLPQRPYMVLGTLRQQLLYPTWAEDTITNPNSAEPTGPLPFLTRVPKAGNLSEKQIKPTTDELIQVLEDVRLDYILSRVGSLDSMCEWSSVLSLGEQQRLAFARLLLSKPKLVLLDESTSALDEANETHLYQRIGAAGITYISIGHRRSLFDHHNRVLHISTTDPSDTRRNWHLDSINHNTV; this is encoded by the exons ATGGAAGTCGTACGCACACATGTGCACAGTATCTCCATCTGCAATACCTACAAATACCACTATAAGCTATCCTGTCCTGTAAAATCTCACGTATGCTTTCTCTCTAAGCATTCTTCAATCATGCCCACTCTTGTTGCTACCTATGTTAGGCCTCtcaggaagaggaggaggatgaCGAGAATTGTCGCCAGCACCAAATCTTCACCCCCAGACTCTCCCTCAACTTCAACTTCAGCTACGAACCCAGATGAGAAGGATGTGAAAAGGGATGGCCCCGATGGGCAAACTACGCTTTTGAGGAGATTGTGGAAGGTGGCAGCCCCATATTGGTATTCTGACGACAAAGTCCCAGCTAGATGGCAGCTGGCCGCTGTCTTTGCTCTCACTTTAGGAACCACCGGAATCAGTGTTGGATTCAATTTCCTTGGCCGAGACTTCTACAATGCTCTTGCCA ACAAGGACCAACAACAATTCACGAAGCAACTTCTATATTACCTTGGTGCCTTTGCTGGTGGAATCCCG ttttttgttttgagagATTATGCAAGAGACACTCTTGCTTTGAGATGGAGGTCTTGGATGACAAGATATTACATGGAACGCTATCTGAAGAATCAGACATTTTACAAAATCCAGTCACAATCAATTATTGATAACCCAGATCAGCGGATTGTTGACGATCTTAGTTCCTTCACTGGGACGGCCCTTTCCTTCTCCTTGATACTTTTCAATGCTGCTGTAGACTTGATATCCTTTAGTAACATCTTGTATGGCATCTATCCTCCACTGTTTGTTATTCTTCTTGTATACTCGATCGGTGGAACAGCTATCAGTGTGTTTCTTGGAAAG GGTTTGGTGACTTTAAACTTCTtgcaagagaaaaaagaagcagATTTTCGTTATGGACTTGTTCGCGTTAGAGAAAATGCTGAATCAATTGCTTTCTATGGTGGTGAAGAAAACGAAATACAACTTCTGCTGCAGTACTTCAGAAGtgcttttgaaaattttact CAATTGTTGATATCTTCTAGAAATCTAGATTTCTTCACCAGCGGCTACCGCTACCtcattcaaattcttcctgctgCTGTTGTTGCTCCCATGTATTTCTCAGGAAAAATTGAGTTTGGTGTCATTAATCAGTCAGTATCCGCTTTCAATCATATCCTTGGAGACTTTTCTCTCATTGTTTACCAATTTCAGGCTATTAGTGCATTTTCAGCTGTCATTGATCGACTAG GTGAATTTGATGACATTTTAGATAGAAGCTCTAAATTAGTTTCCGAACCCTCAGAAAAGATACAACTTGTGTACCATAGTGTTAGTTCACATGTACTGGAGTCCAATGGATCCATGCCCAAAGATAAGCATAAAAGATTACTGGATATAGAGAATTTAACCGTACAGACACCAAGTAAAGCTACACTGGTTAGAGACTTAAAATTGGTGGTCAATGAGATGGATCACTTACTG GTAACAGGACCTAGCGGGAGTGGTAAGACTTCCTTGGTAAGAGCTATGGCTGGCCTTTGGAgtactggaagaggaaaaatcacattctatgtgaaagatggAGAAAATCCTCCTGAAGTAAGAACTACGTCTGATGTGAAAGGAGAACATGAAAGAGCCGTAAATAGAAATGCGAGAGGCATATTTTTCCTCCCTCAAAGACCGTATATGGTTTTAGGAACTCTACGTCAGCAGTTGCTTTATCCAACATGGGCTGAAGATACAATTACCAACCCCAATAGTGCTGAACCAACTG GTCCACTTCCTTTCCTGACACGGGTACCAAAGGCAGGAAATTTGAGTGAGAAGCAGATTAAGCCTACAACGGATGAGTTAATACAAGTCTTAGAGGATGTCCGCCTTGACTATATATTGTCTCGTGTTGGCAGTCTGGATTCGATGTGTGAATGGTCTAGTGTTCTTTCTCTTGGAGAGCAGCAACGCCTTGCTTTTGCACGCCTTTTGCTTTCAAAACCGAAATTGGTTCTATTGGATGAATCTACCAGTGCTCTAGATGAAGCCAACGAG ACTCATTTATACCAGCGGATTGGAGCAGCAGGCATCACATACATTAGCATTGGCCATCGGCGGTCCCTGTTTGATCACCACAACAGGGTCTTACATATATCCACAACAGATCCCAGCGATACTCGACGTAATTGGCACCTTGATTCGATTAATCACAACACTGTATGA